From the genome of Ignavibacteriales bacterium, one region includes:
- the hrcA gene encoding heat-inducible transcription repressor HrcA: MLYEDLNEREKTILRSIVHQFILTASPVGSRNITKKFNVGVSPATVRNIMSDLEDSGFINHPHTSAGRIPTDKGYRYYVDSLMEIQKLKISEKGIIDQSLDKSLLETDEILKIASQLLSRITKQIACVTYPTLDNGILEKIQLVILSSTRLLVVVSIKSGLVKTITLEFESEVEITKLHKVESLLNERLNGLTFQEIRSTFKERFIDIPESEKPIIRLFIDSVDKIFKDQKNGDKLVITGATNVIQQPEFEDPEKFQSVIELIEDKDIIIHIMDKKKSDKNSNVIISIGSEIEDEKLNEYSLITKEYSFGETSGTVGIIGPKRMEYSKVVAIVSYLGDMLSEVLKGNKKGESF; the protein is encoded by the coding sequence ATGCTTTACGAAGATTTAAACGAGAGAGAGAAAACTATTCTGCGTTCGATCGTGCACCAGTTTATATTAACTGCTTCACCGGTTGGATCGCGAAATATCACCAAAAAGTTTAATGTTGGGGTTTCTCCTGCGACTGTAAGAAATATTATGTCCGATTTAGAAGATTCGGGTTTTATAAATCACCCACACACTTCAGCCGGAAGAATCCCTACCGATAAAGGTTACAGATATTACGTTGATTCTTTGATGGAAATTCAGAAATTAAAAATTTCCGAAAAAGGAATTATTGATCAAAGCTTAGATAAAAGTTTATTGGAAACAGATGAGATTTTAAAAATCGCATCTCAATTATTAAGCAGAATTACAAAACAAATTGCGTGTGTTACATATCCTACCTTGGATAACGGAATTTTAGAAAAAATTCAATTAGTAATTTTATCATCAACTAGATTATTAGTTGTGGTAAGCATTAAGTCTGGATTAGTTAAAACGATAACACTTGAGTTTGAAAGTGAAGTTGAAATTACAAAGCTTCACAAAGTGGAATCACTCTTAAACGAAAGATTAAACGGACTCACCTTTCAAGAAATCAGAAGTACATTTAAGGAAAGATTTATTGATATTCCTGAATCTGAAAAACCAATTATTAGATTATTTATTGATTCGGTTGATAAGATTTTTAAAGATCAAAAAAATGGCGATAAACTCGTAATTACTGGTGCAACAAATGTAATTCAACAGCCGGAGTTTGAAGATCCGGAAAAATTTCAAAGTGTGATAGAATTAATTGAAGATAAAGATATAATTATCCACATTATGGACAAGAAAAAATCAGATAAAAATAGTAATGTTATAATCTCAATCGGAAGTGAAATTGAAGATGAAAAACTGAACGAGTACAGTTTAATTACAAAAGAATATTCGTTTGGCGAAACTTCCGGAACAGTTGGTATTATAGGCCCAAAACGAATGGAGTACTCAAAAGTTGTTGCTATAGTCTCTTATTTGGGTGATATGTTATCAGAAGTTTTAAAAGGAAATAAAAAAGGAGAATCGTTTTAA
- the grpE gene encoding nucleotide exchange factor GrpE, translated as MNENFKDELNENMNPDIESADDDHVEEEIVSKSDSEEKIKSLEAEVNQYKELMLRKAAEFENYKRRTENDQLNLLKYAAESLIIKLLPTLDDLERSLEHFNEENDIKKVKEGVQLIYNKFIKTLDEQGIKKIESIGQPFSVEFHEALMQRADDSVPPYTVIDELETGYMYKDRVIRHAKVIVSEE; from the coding sequence ATGAATGAGAATTTCAAAGATGAATTAAATGAAAATATGAATCCTGATATTGAATCCGCAGATGATGATCATGTTGAAGAAGAAATAGTTTCTAAATCTGATTCAGAAGAAAAAATAAAATCACTGGAGGCTGAAGTTAATCAATACAAAGAATTAATGTTAAGAAAAGCTGCGGAATTTGAAAACTATAAACGCAGAACAGAAAATGACCAGCTTAATTTATTAAAATATGCTGCCGAATCATTAATAATTAAACTACTTCCGACTCTTGATGATTTAGAAAGATCGCTTGAACATTTTAATGAAGAAAACGATATTAAAAAAGTAAAAGAAGGCGTCCAGCTTATCTATAATAAATTCATCAAAACGCTTGATGAACAGGGCATAAAAAAGATAGAATCAATTGGGCAGCCGTTTAGTGTAGAATTTCACGAAGCATTAATGCAACGGGCCGATGATTCAGTTCCACCTTACACAGTAATTGATGAATTAGAAACTGGATATATGTATAAAGATCGTGTAATAAGACACGCAAAAGTTATTGTTAGTGAAGAGTAG
- the dnaJ gene encoding molecular chaperone DnaJ, which translates to MTKRDYYEILGVAKNATKDDLKKAYRKLAMQYHPDRNPGDKESEEKFKEAAEAYEILNNDDKRAKYDRFGHDGVRGSGYGSQGFSDINDIFSHFSDIFGAGGGSSIFDDFFGGGQQRGRQRGHGTPGSDLKVTLKLKLEEIAEGVSKKIKVKKQVKCDKCSGSGAEANTPKKKCPICNGSGEIRSVSRSVFGQFVNITACANCNGEGEVIDTPCKKCMGDGRINDDIMVNIDVPAGVHEGSYMTMRGEGNAGKRGGHSGDIIVVFKEEEHEYFVREEDDIVYDLTITFPEAVLGTEVDVPTLVGKARLKIDSGTQSGKLLKMRDKGIKHLNHSGRGDQIVRVVVNIPQKLSNKEKELLKELAEQPNFKTSDKENDKGFFRRFGL; encoded by the coding sequence ATGACTAAAAGAGATTATTACGAAATACTTGGTGTAGCAAAAAACGCAACAAAAGATGATTTGAAAAAAGCTTACCGTAAGCTTGCAATGCAATATCATCCGGATAGAAATCCAGGTGATAAAGAGTCAGAGGAAAAATTTAAAGAAGCAGCAGAAGCATATGAGATTTTAAATAATGATGATAAGAGAGCAAAGTATGATAGATTTGGCCACGATGGAGTTAGAGGCAGCGGTTATGGCTCGCAAGGATTTTCGGATATAAATGATATCTTCTCTCACTTTTCGGATATTTTTGGAGCCGGCGGCGGTTCTTCAATATTTGATGACTTTTTTGGCGGCGGACAGCAGCGTGGAAGACAACGTGGGCACGGAACACCTGGTTCTGATTTAAAAGTAACTTTAAAACTTAAGTTGGAAGAAATTGCCGAAGGTGTTTCAAAAAAAATAAAAGTAAAAAAACAAGTTAAGTGCGATAAATGTAGCGGCAGCGGTGCTGAAGCAAATACGCCTAAAAAGAAATGTCCAATTTGTAATGGCTCTGGAGAAATCAGATCTGTTTCTCGATCGGTATTTGGGCAATTTGTTAACATTACTGCTTGTGCAAATTGTAATGGTGAAGGCGAAGTGATTGATACTCCTTGTAAAAAGTGTATGGGCGATGGAAGAATTAATGATGACATAATGGTCAATATTGATGTGCCTGCTGGAGTTCACGAAGGTAGTTATATGACAATGCGTGGTGAAGGTAACGCCGGAAAACGAGGAGGTCATTCAGGAGATATAATTGTTGTTTTTAAAGAAGAAGAACATGAGTATTTTGTTAGAGAAGAGGATGATATTGTTTATGATTTGACAATCACTTTTCCCGAAGCGGTTTTAGGAACTGAAGTAGATGTTCCAACACTTGTTGGAAAAGCAAGATTAAAAATTGATTCAGGTACACAATCAGGCAAGCTTTTAAAGATGCGCGATAAGGGAATTAAACATTTAAATCATTCCGGACGCGGCGATCAAATAGTAAGAGTTGTTGTTAATATTCCACAAAAGCTTAGTAACAAGGAAAAGGAATTGTTAAAAGAACTTGCTGAACAGCCAAATTTTAAAACGTCTGATAAAGAAAATGACAAAGGTTTTTTTAGGAGATTTGGTTTATAA
- a CDS encoding helix-hairpin-helix domain-containing protein, with the protein MLEGISKKIGLTQTELKISLFVIIVFIVGLTYKVFVDKQETVSYQIFDYSEEDEKFNNSSKVADLDNSKKSDDKEVDYKQEVLDFNTQSFDNIQKKTLPAEKSINLNTAKVSELVNLPGIGQKTAQNIIDYREQNKRFRNINELLNVKGIGESKLSKIKKYIFID; encoded by the coding sequence ATGCTCGAGGGAATTTCTAAAAAAATAGGATTAACGCAAACTGAATTAAAAATCTCCTTGTTTGTAATTATAGTTTTTATAGTTGGATTAACATACAAAGTATTTGTTGACAAACAGGAAACAGTTTCTTATCAGATTTTTGATTATTCTGAAGAAGATGAAAAGTTTAATAATTCTAGTAAAGTCGCTGATTTAGATAATTCTAAAAAAAGTGATGATAAAGAGGTTGACTATAAGCAGGAAGTTTTAGATTTTAACACTCAAAGTTTTGATAATATTCAGAAAAAAACTTTGCCTGCAGAAAAAAGTATTAATCTGAACACTGCCAAGGTTAGTGAACTGGTTAATTTACCAGGAATAGGGCAAAAAACGGCTCAAAATATTATTGATTATCGTGAACAAAATAAACGATTTAGAAACATTAATGAGCTGTTGAATGTAAAAGGCATTGGCGAAAGCAAATTATCTAAAATTAAAAAGTACATTTTTATTGATTAA
- the rsmD gene encoding 16S rRNA (guanine(966)-N(2))-methyltransferase RsmD yields the protein MRMRIISGIFKGRLINVPQSKEIRPTTDRVRETLFNLLNNRIDFDGIEILDFYSGSGSLGLECISRGALHVTFIERNFQIYKNLIDNIKSLGVENNCKVVKSEAVDYSKRIPEKQYELILADPPFFNDDIYKVVENIKSNGYLKQDARMIIERSIQTKQKDIDNFNVEPFKIIGDACLYEIFST from the coding sequence ATGAGAATGAGAATCATATCCGGCATCTTTAAAGGAAGATTGATTAACGTTCCTCAATCCAAAGAAATTAGACCAACAACAGACAGAGTTCGAGAAACACTTTTCAATTTATTAAATAATAGAATAGATTTTGATGGAATTGAAATACTCGATTTTTATTCCGGATCAGGATCACTCGGCTTGGAATGTATCAGCCGTGGTGCTTTGCACGTAACTTTTATTGAAAGAAATTTTCAGATATACAAAAATCTTATCGATAATATTAAATCACTTGGAGTTGAGAATAATTGTAAAGTTGTAAAATCTGAGGCAGTTGATTACTCTAAACGAATACCGGAAAAACAATATGAGTTAATCCTAGCTGATCCGCCCTTCTTTAATGATGATATTTACAAAGTTGTTGAGAATATTAAATCTAATGGATATCTTAAGCAAGATGCCAGAATGATAATTGAGAGATCAATCCAAACAAAGCAAAAGGATATTGATAATTTTAATGTTGAACCGTTTAAAATAATAGGTGACGCTTGTCTATACGAAATTTTTTCTACTTAA
- a CDS encoding T9SS type A sorting domain-containing protein — protein sequence MSIRNFFYLIVLLFIIPTDIFSQLYQRQINNPIFTNGTSEYQNILSGGFNNIEHQFVDIDSDSDFDLFFFNSDGTFGLLKNEGNPSEPEFVLSLDTIPGLKLLDWFYFFDADFDNDFDFFTSNGGYITYNKNTGSAATPFFENSIDTLKDNLGQNIPNETGSNPILADIDGDNDYDFFLGNSAGTITYYENIGTAQNFSFKFITNFWQNILIIGTSANSEFRHGASSLEFADIDSDNDLDLIWGDFFSNSLYLLTNSGTATVPNIQLTSTIYPINEDSVNTSGFNMPRLVDIDSDKDLDLFVSVLYDPSVPQSLMFYENQGNQFNPNLRKITEDYLKTLDVGNNSYPVFVDIDADSDLDIFIGALKNPLGSIYFFRNDGSPISPHYNLLTENFSNITGDLSVVPAFGDVDGDEDYDLFIGKFDGKISYYKNIGTKFIPDFVLEGILTDINLLPIDIGTSSTPFIKDIDIDGDLDLIIGGFNGRITFYKNVGSQTSPAYELQQNYFSGIDVGDNSAPFLIDYDNDGDNDLFSGSRDGNIFYFENAGNDFTPIWTLKNNLITELNFGGNSVPNLIDIDNDSDIDLMFGNIKGGLYLYNNLTISDIKDWDTKPIEFLLLTAYPNPFNPSTIISFDLHESELISLAVYNALGEKVSELFNGFMHSGSHQLSFDAAGFPAGVYFINLRTLKSGVTIKIVLLK from the coding sequence TTGTCTATACGAAATTTTTTCTACTTAATTGTACTGCTTTTTATTATCCCTACCGACATCTTCAGCCAATTATACCAAAGACAAATTAACAATCCGATTTTTACAAATGGAACATCCGAATATCAGAATATATTATCCGGTGGATTCAATAACATTGAGCATCAATTTGTGGATATTGATAGCGACAGCGATTTTGACCTCTTTTTTTTTAATAGCGATGGAACATTTGGATTATTAAAAAATGAAGGGAATCCAAGTGAACCGGAATTTGTCTTGTCTTTGGATACTATTCCAGGTTTAAAATTGTTGGATTGGTTTTATTTTTTTGATGCAGACTTTGATAATGACTTTGATTTTTTTACAAGTAATGGTGGATACATCACATATAATAAAAATACTGGTTCCGCTGCAACACCTTTTTTTGAAAATAGCATTGATACTCTTAAGGATAATCTCGGACAAAATATCCCAAATGAAACAGGCAGTAATCCAATACTTGCAGATATTGATGGAGATAATGATTATGATTTTTTTCTTGGAAACTCGGCAGGTACCATTACTTATTATGAAAACATTGGAACAGCACAAAATTTTTCATTTAAGTTTATTACAAATTTTTGGCAGAACATTTTAATTATTGGAACATCAGCAAATTCAGAATTCAGACACGGTGCAAGTTCTTTGGAGTTTGCTGATATTGATAGTGATAACGATTTAGATTTAATTTGGGGAGATTTTTTTAGTAATAGCCTTTATTTGTTGACCAATTCAGGCACTGCGACCGTTCCCAACATTCAACTTACATCAACTATCTATCCGATAAATGAAGATAGTGTAAACACCAGTGGATTCAATATGCCGCGTTTGGTTGATATTGATTCAGACAAAGATTTAGATTTATTTGTTTCCGTGCTTTACGATCCAAGTGTGCCCCAATCGCTTATGTTTTATGAAAATCAGGGGAACCAATTTAATCCGAACCTCAGGAAAATCACTGAGGACTATCTGAAAACACTTGATGTAGGAAATAATAGTTATCCTGTATTTGTAGATATTGATGCAGATAGTGATCTGGATATATTTATTGGTGCATTAAAAAATCCGTTGGGCTCAATTTATTTTTTTAGAAATGATGGCTCACCAATTTCACCACACTATAATCTTCTTACTGAAAATTTTTCAAATATTACCGGTGATCTTTCGGTAGTACCAGCATTTGGAGATGTTGATGGAGATGAAGATTATGATCTTTTTATTGGAAAATTTGATGGAAAGATATCATACTATAAAAATATTGGGACAAAGTTTATTCCTGATTTTGTACTTGAGGGAATTTTAACCGATATAAATTTACTTCCCATAGATATTGGAACTTCATCCACTCCATTTATTAAAGATATCGATATAGACGGTGATTTGGATTTAATTATTGGAGGTTTTAATGGCAGAATAACATTTTATAAAAATGTTGGTTCACAAACTTCCCCAGCCTACGAATTACAGCAAAATTATTTCTCTGGAATTGATGTCGGAGATAACAGTGCACCGTTTCTTATTGATTATGATAATGATGGGGATAACGATTTATTCTCAGGCAGCAGAGATGGAAATATTTTTTACTTCGAAAATGCGGGAAATGATTTTACACCGATTTGGACACTTAAAAACAATCTTATTACTGAATTAAATTTTGGAGGTAATTCAGTTCCAAATTTAATTGATATTGACAACGATTCAGATATCGATTTAATGTTTGGAAATATTAAAGGGGGGCTTTATCTTTACAACAACCTAACGATATCCGATATCAAAGACTGGGATACTAAGCCGATAGAATTTTTACTTCTTACAGCATATCCCAACCCTTTTAATCCGTCAACAATAATCAGTTTTGATTTACATGAATCCGAATTGATTTCGCTTGCCGTTTACAATGCTCTTGGCGAAAAAGTTAGCGAATTATTTAATGGGTTCATGCATTCCGGAAGTCATCAATTAAGCTTTGATGCTGCCGGTTTTCCTGCAGGTGTATATTTTATAAATCTGCGAACTTTGAAATCCGGTGTAACGATTAAGATTGTTTTATTAAAATAA